CTTCTGGGCGTCCCCGGTTTTTTGTATCGGAAGAGTATCTTAACGAGCATTGGGGGAGACGATTGGTCATGTCATTAAACTTGATGATAATACTGGCAGTACGCATCGGAGTCGATTCGTTCATATGGCGATCCTTCTCGATCTTAACAAGCCTTTGGTTTCTAAAATTAAGGTGGATGGTCAACTTCAGCGTGTAGAATATGAGTCTATCcctaatatttgtttttcttgttgGCATTTTGAACACTTGAGAGAATCTTGTTCTTTTGTCCCTAGCCATGATGGACGAAGTATAAAGAGGACTGTACAAATGGCAGACCAAAGGAACCAAGAAGCTCTGGTTATGGCCAAAAATAAGAAAGAGTTAGACATGTTTGGGCCTTAGATCGTAGTCGATCGTTAGAATGGTAGACCTAGACGAAAACTAGTGGCTCGCCGGGAAGGAAGGAAAGAGTCAGTTTCGTAGGGATCCCGCTTTAAGGCTTTCCATGATTTATGGGATGAAAGTCAAATTAATGTTAGGGATTCTGATCCCGTTGATCCAGCTAGACTGAAGGGAAAAGGGGTTGCCATATATAACAATCCTTTAGGTGAAGAAGGGTCAACACATAAGGAGAATAACGCACAAACTTTCTGTCTTTATGTTAGGGCGAGAGAAGAAACAGGTTGCTAAGGACTTGGGCTTGGCTGGTCCAAGCGTTAGAATTGAATCTCAATGGAACCAGAATCAGGCGGTTGGTGGATCACCTAAGACGGGCTCTAGGTCTATTAAGTTAAATAGGCATCTCATGGCTGCTAGCTTCAATAATTCCGAACCAAATTCCATCTCCCCTTTAGCTAATGTGAATGTTATTAATTCTAGGGACATTTTAAATCAACTGTCGATTGAGAACTCAAGCAGGGAAATTGTTCCATTGATGCAAGGCCAACCCATGAGCTTGTGGAAAAGACAGGTGCGATGATTTTTAAACCTGGATTATCATTCaatcattaattttgttaaaaatcagAATCTTAATATTCCCATGAGAGATATGATTTCTGTTGATCCTTTACCAACGTATGAcgaacattttaatattttggctTCGTTGAAAATTGGGGATCCTAAATTTTTGAGGAGAGGTTCCCACACCCTACGTGGTAAAGGGAGCAAATTTAAGGTGAAGGCCTCTGCTCGTGAGTCTATAGCTGAAGCGATGACAACAATTGTAGACAGAATCGGGTCTGATAGCCTAGTTACGGATTTAAATTGTTTACAGGGGACTCCGTCGGGTTCTAGCGAAGCGACCAACTTGGATGTTTAAGGTGGGTTTGTTGAATGTTTcttttatcttcattttttatataatgttacCAAGCCTTTTTGTTTGGAATTGTCAAGGGTGTGCGTTTCCTAAGCTTGTCCGAATGGTTAAAGATTACTCTGTTATTTTGAGGTTGATGTTGCGGCTTTCCTTGAGACTCGAGTTAGTGGTTTAAAGGCGAACAGAATTATAGGAAGAATTGTTTTGGATTGTTCCCATAGAATCAAAGCTCGGGGTTTTGCAAGGAGTTTATGGGTTTGTTGGAAAAATAATGTTCAGGTCCAAATTCTCCTAAATGATCCACAGTTTATTCATTGTCATTTGGGGAAGAAGCTGGGATCGATAAATTTTCTAGTAACTTTTGTTTATGGTTATTTGGATAAACAGAAACGTAAGGCCTTATGGGATTGTTTGGATCAAGTTACTCATTTCATTAACGAGCCTTAGGGTTTGTTGGGAGATTTCAATTCGGTGCTTTCCCGGGATGAAAAGAAAGGGGTCGCCCAACGTTTTCTAAACATaaggtttttcataattttgttcATAGTAATGGCTTGAAGGATATTGGCTTCAAAGGTCCCTAAATGACTTGGAGAAGAGGGGCAATTTTTGAAAGACTTGGTCGAGCAATTGGAAATAGATTTCCATCTTCCTCAACTTAAATTTGATCATAGACCCATTTTCTTATCCATGAGTTTTGCTAGTTAAGTATTTCAACCTAGACCTTTTCACTTTCTAGCCTTTTGGATATCTCATCcaaatatcttattaaaaaagCACCGGGTTACCGTTCCCAACCACCCAACGAAAAGATTCATTCCCAACTCATTTTGAAACGTCCGCGAATTTTGAGTTATCCCAATGCCATGCCACACTACCGACATCTCTTTTGGATTAGACGCTTTGAATCTCCATTGTTGAGGAAGACAGTCGTACTTAGAATGGATGAATTTCCTCCACAGAGCACTTTTTTTTCGTAGCAAATCTCTATCTCGATTTAGCcataaatgtaacactcctaacctgTCTTCGTCGTCAAattaaggttacagagcatGACCGTACAatcaaaaacattcaaacattttatcattcaataatttaaatcacATCATAAACATTCGTATACATGCATACTATcactaaatcgagccctcgaagccctaaaaatagcttagaattTTTAACATCCGAAGCCATACCCTTGATGTTCCAAGACATAATCCTCATAATAAAGACGTCTCTCCAACACTCACCACAGAGAAAATATCACCGAACGGtgaaagaaaaaccaaaaactaCACGAAATCAAACCTGCTCGAATCTATCCAACCCCCAAACTTCCCTTTGATCCTGTTTCTATTCATTTTCGAAATAGAGGAGTTTGTCAAATTTTGAGAGATACACTATGGGTGAATTAATCTTAAAGATATAGTGTTCTACATGCTTTAagcattatttcaaatttctattaCCTTGATCCATTCTTTTTACATCAATTAGATCCTTTAAGGATGCTCTTCTAATCGAATGTAGGGAAGGGTGTTCATGGTTTTTTGGGCATCAAAGTCGAATGCAGAGATCCAATGGATCATACATGGTAGATAAGAATATTAAACGTCTAACATAGTTGtctaaatacataaaaaaaacaagaacatATTTGGTAAGTGGTTGGCAAAGTAATACACAGAAGTTTtaaacaaaatctaacattttcatGATCTCACTACAACAAGATGCAAAAAGGGTTTTCTAGTTCATGTTTCTATTTGCAAATGTGGGAGGGGCTAAGAATATGACTATTGAGTTTGTTGTTGGAAACCATGGTTAACGATATTGCAAGATTTATGAGTGCCTGAGGGAGCTGTAGCACAccaatcttgttacgaggacaATAAATTGTTTAAGAGGATGCATATTTATCTAGAGGAATGTAAGGAAGGGTTCAAAGCCAGATGTAATCCCATTATCAACCTTGATGGTTGTTTCTTGAAGAGTTACAATGAAGGCCACTTACCGGTTGTTTTTGCCATTCATGCAAGTGATTGCATTTATCCTACAGCATATACATCTGATGAAAGTGAGAACCAGGCTTGGAATGATTGGGATAAAGGAGATTAAAAGCTTACatcctttttcatttataaataataGACAAAAATGTATTATTGTTAccttttaaattctttttctaataaatttaactatccTATTCCCCTTGCTAACGATTATTCATCTCTTACAAACAAGGTCTAGTTGTTCCCTAATGCATAGCACAAGACATGTGTTAATCATTTATACAAAAACTTCATACCCACGCTTACAAACAAAGGAAAGGTTCTAGAGGTACAGAGATTGAGGATGCCATGACAAAaatgatgtaacacccctttcTGGGATCGTTATccacattttcatttatttttctcctaTAAATTTCCGTATCTTATCTTTTgtatctttattattattcacactatattcataatttataaattatatgtataccACTTCAATTACTTTCTTATCATCATACACTTgttattacaatttaattatctttaatttctttattcctttttatcactttcatGATTCTTActcatttatattattctttaaatcactaatttaccatttatcttttaaacaaaaatatgagCTTTTAAATTCTCGTAATCATCTTGaattaataaatcataaatatttatttcatcatcatcactaattaaattttattttcataaaataccAAAACAAGCCCATTATATTCCTACACACTTTTAAATCATTCcaactctcttttattttatattataacatatttaaccattgttgaacattaaaatatcaattcaattctTCATAAgatataattcattttcttccttctcttatttctaaactttattttccttacTTTAAATAAGcacttttttttgtattttgctTTACTAATCAACTAGGATAAGAATATACTCACctattttcttaacttattttaacattatttaattaagttaaagggttaaaaaaaacctttaagaAAATCAATTGAATTCTTTATTAAAAAAGTGCACTCAATAAAACTCTCAGTGACccaacaaaaaattcaattggCCCCTTTCATTTACGGAAAACATCAGTTGACTATTAACCGTGAAGCATAGCTAACAAAAGCCACTATAAACTACCATGTGCTAGTATGCTGACATTCACatcaaaaaatagaaattaaaaataaataataatttgcaTATAAAATGAATACAACCACTTGTCCAAATTTATTATAGATGAGtgcaaaattaatatatatatatatatataaaattatagaaattatagaaaaatatatggtaaaagttaaaagaatttaaaattataaaaaaaccaacaaaatgTGCATTCAAAATGTATATAGAAATTATCTAGACAAATGATTGTCCAAATTGAATCTAGATAAATAgttgtctagattcattttgAATGAGTTcataactataatttttttataaattatataaatctaaaatgtaaaaaaaactcaaaaatattaatgttattaaaattatttgaattttataattataaaacttttatgatttagcctaaaattgtttgttattatctttcaaagttttataattttatctcaaatacttaaacttaaaattctcaatttcttatttaaatatatataattattgactatataaaattgaattaaaagtaattatataaacattgagaataaataataaattattttttaagtttataaatattggaaaattttcatatatattttatgatttttaatatttttataatcttaatttttttaaaattttacaatttttgtccaaattcactacatatgcatattttattttatttttaataattgttatttttatttttgaattgttgTTGACATAATACTTTGGTTGCTTTTGTCCGTCAATATGATTAATAGTAATTATggagtaaataaaattaaattaaaagtaattatataaacacctagaataaataataatttcttttgagttttaatttatatatatatttacaattttaataatttttataattttaattttgtttctagTTTTGTACTCATCTAAAATGaatacattttattaataaaataacttctttaatttttgttgaaatgaCATTCGATTGTTTTTGTCACCACGTCAATGCGATTAATAGTACTTATTGgctacataaaattaaattaaaagtaattatataGACAcggaataaatataaattggttttgagtttttacacatttacaaattttcacatatattttaaattttttataattattaatatttttattttatactcgttcaaaatgaatttgaacaatttttGTCAGATTCATTTCATGTGtacattttattatgtttttaataaaaaaattttaattttgttttttaattgttGTTGACATGACACTTCTAATTAGTTTTGTTAACCACATCAAtataattaatagttaaaccAATAAACTAACAATTTGTGTTAATGAAAGAagttacttaaattttttaatcattaacttatttctaatttaatatgTATACTTAATTTATCCAGCCATACTTCAAAATTTGTATGTCTATATTATACACCATTTCTATACTCATTTCCCAATTTTTACAAAACAGCTTTAAATTCTGCAgtttttacaaatcaatccctaatgttcaaattttacagtttttatattttagttccTGAATTTAGAATCTtacaatttatgcaatttagtcattgaaatctaaatattatagttttagaGTTTAGTCCCTAACCTATGAATTTTACTGTTTTTACCAGTTAGTTCTTGTTTCAACATGAATCAAAATTTCTTGTTGGATCTGGATTGGGTTTGGGCCTGACTTGCTCTGTAATTCTCCTTATGGAAGATGTGCatgcttttcatttttatgaacAAAAAAGGTCAGAACTGGAGAAGGGGTAGGGCAATTAAGGAAGACGATGATGGGCTGGGATGTATGTTTGGGTAATGGAATACCCATTTCCGGATAGATGGAAGTTGGGTGCtatgatatatgaataatttaagagataagatctatgcATAACGTGTTAACTACTGTATCGCCAGTAATATTTCAATCCAAAAAAGCAAAGTCAATATCACACACAAACACCTATTTCATCTTATACCATTTTCTGTGTCGCCTTTACTTACACACCGGGccaaaaagtaaaacattttgcaaaacaaaaaaaaaattaaaatcatgtgTTGTGATGGAGATTGCAGGCCACTGGGCTTCCTCCTTGGCCTTCCCTTTGCTTTTCTTTCTCTCATCATCTCCATTGTTGGCGTTGTTGTTTGGATCGTGGGGTAGTCCTTTCCGTTTCTCCACTTTCTTCTACTGTTTGCGAATTGGGATCTGGGTcttaatttcttctaattttctacCTCAATCAACTTATCAGCACTTGGGGTTTTTGCTTGCAGGTTGTTGTTGACACTGATCTGTCCTTGTTGTTTGTGCGTGACGGTGCTAGTAGAGATCGCGCTGGAGTTGGTCAAAGCTCCAATTCATGTCATGGAATGGTTCACTGAACAAATCCCTTGTTAATTCCACACTCACTGCTTTgttctggtttttttttttttttcttttgggggtACAATTTATTGGTAGCATACATGTTTTTCTGGATCTCTTGATTATATGTTCTTGATGTAGACATGGGATTTATGAGGATTcccaatttatgtttttgtggtTTGGATTTTGTTAATTGTTGATATTATTCATTGTCATTGGTTATGATAAAATAAGTGATGTCCACTATATGCTGATCAAAAGCGCATTCGTTGCAATTCAAATCCTTAACCAGACCACCAGGGGGAATTCTGTAGAACCTTTTATTACTTATTCGCTGTTGATTcttgcaaaaaataaaacacaaaggGTTGAATGGTAAAGAAACTGTTTTCTGGGAATTTGGTGTTTCCAGTTAAGTTACTTGTTTTAATGCGCTGCATTCAGGACAAGAGTGATAATGACAAAGACAAATCCAGACGAATGTTAGTGCTCACTTCTCTGTTCCTCTTATCGGTCAATGGATTTAGACTAAtctgataattttttaatcctctttgttgaaaataaacaatttgaataGAAATCGATCCTCAATGTTAATTCcatatattaaatgattaaagaaaaagataatTACTTTACAAGAATAAAGgtcttttataaaaattattaattacaaaaaaattacttataaaaatGGGTCGAAATCTACAATCGCCGGCACCATCCAATCTCTACCACCAATCACATAATCATGTtgtgggaaaaaaataattttcaagtgtcgtataaattttcaaaaatagctGTTTTTTCTTGCTTACACAGCACAAATGATATAtgaggaaaaaatattttttcaatgtgGCGTACCTTGATACGTTGGCAACATCGGtgttaaatttcttttgtttttttaaaaggtggttgacaaaaaaaatgtaaGGTGATGTGGCCAAGTGGTCAAGCGGCACCGGTTTGAATTCAAAAAGAAAGTGATcgttttgagaaaaaaatttattttttaatgggtGCCGCCTGGCACATTGGTGGCACcgatgagttttttttttaattaaaaaaagtggctgacatgaaagaaaaaaagaaatggtttTTTAATGGGTGTCGTGTGTTACTGTGGCTGCACCAATATCCTCTTTAAACCACTCATtgacaaaaaattcaaaatttcgaTTATTTATGGTTTCAAACAAATAAAACGAGAGAGGGAAAAGGGctgttagaaattaaaatttaaaatttaaaatcaacaatatttgtttttcatttgaGAATtcaaggttttcttttttaccTCATAAATCAAATTTAGATTGATTAGGTTAGtgtgtaattatttttatggttttttaatttattttactattatgtatGATTATGTGACAATATATGAGATGCAAGttatattgtttgataaaaaaaaattttgttgccTTAAAATGGtatgaattgttttaatatgatctaatattttttttattttttatttattttacaggTTTAGTATCAAAGATGAATAATCAATTCTTCGTATACTTCCATTTCGATGGGGTAATTTTGCAAACAGTAGTTGATTTTATACTTGAGTCGCGCCATCAAATAGGAATAAGGTTTAACATGAGTGTAAAGTTCgatgaaatgaaacaaaagattAGTGCAAAATTGCTCGACATTATGGGAGGAGGATGCCCAAACTATTCtacaaattctcaattttgtcAAATTCGTGAAAATATAAGGAGATGGAACTTGTAAAGGATGATGATGTTGAGACTATGATCGCGTTGTATTGCTTGTTTGGGAACGTTGAACCAGTTGAGTTGTTCATTGAGTTAGCAGATGTTGAGCCCGTTCAAAATGTCACTCCATTAAATCAACAATATGGAGTTGATGACCTGTACATAGAGGTTCCGAAAGCCTCTGTCGATAGGCGATCTTCTATACACAAGTTTGACTTTGGTATGAATGTTGGGTAGGTAGAACTGTGAGATTACGGAGCAACATCGACATAGGAAGGCAATCCACGCAATGCTCCGATTACGTATAACAACCCTAATTCGAGTCCCCGTTTAACTGATAAATCCATTGGTGATTGGTATCGATGCTGATGGTGAGGAAGGACCCGATAATGATAGTGGTTGTGATCATCAAGGTGAAGATTTTagttgtaacaacctgattttcAATGGTGTAGAAAAAGGCACTATTTTCGTAAACCAggtctataaatatttaatatagaTATTTACGGAGTTGGTATAAAAGAACATTAAAGTTTAGTACTTTAATTTTGTCTATTAGTTGTTTAATTAAGGTACAGGGTCTATATTGTAAAAATCTTATcgctaaatatttttaaatagctAAAGGTTccaaatggtaaataaaccattttgtTTCATCAAATAGTGGAGAATGTTCTAATTTTGattaatgttaattaattaaagtttaattaaattagttaagtgactaaggatttaattaagatataaaaGGCTTAAGTTAGTAGTTTTTCATTTATCTTCTCCACTCTTCTCCCCCATGTTGTATgtttaagaaagaaaaacccCTTTTTAGCTTCAAGTTTTCAATCCTTCAATTGGTGAGATTTCTaaatcattttcttgtaattttatatttctaaagtTATtggagcttaatttagcta
This genomic window from Gossypium raimondii isolate GPD5lz chromosome 10, ASM2569854v1, whole genome shotgun sequence contains:
- the LOC105778313 gene encoding signaling peptide TAXIMIN 1, coding for MCCDGDCRPLGFLLGLPFAFLSLIISIVGVVVWIVGLLLTLICPCCLCVTVLVEIALELVKAPIHVMEWFTEQIPC